The Pirellulimonas nuda genome includes a region encoding these proteins:
- a CDS encoding glucose-1-phosphate adenylyltransferase, producing the protein MKNVVAVVLGGGRGTRLQPLTSYRSKPAVPLAAKYRLIDIPISNCLNSGLNHVFVLTQFMTVSLHQHIRGTYRFDAFGGGFVEILAAQQTMDADASLDWYQGTADAVRKNLRYLLAQQFEYVLILSGDQLYRMDYAKMLAEHQAAGADVSIAAIPVDRKDASALGIMRVDDTGRVIGFVEKPKTDELLDSVRMDPKWIDAHGVDSKGRDCLASMGIYLFNRKTLTEALEQSDSSDFGKEIFPRAINERRVQVHLFDGYWEDIGTIKSFYESNLAMARPDSPFELATSNAPIYTRPRFLPPTRVDGAQIRQSLIADGCVIEPGAVIENSVIGLRCRIGRDAVIRDSIVMGADYYETPSDLAALDPGTPPLGFGAGCVVEKAIIDKNCRVAAGVRVVNETGKDELGEGRNCVVRDGILVVPKNHSLAAGWRLA; encoded by the coding sequence ATGAAGAACGTTGTTGCCGTGGTGCTGGGTGGCGGGCGGGGCACGCGCCTTCAACCCCTTACTTCGTACCGATCGAAGCCCGCGGTGCCGCTGGCGGCCAAGTACCGGCTGATCGACATCCCCATCAGCAACTGCCTGAACAGCGGGCTGAACCACGTGTTCGTGCTGACGCAGTTCATGACGGTGAGCCTGCACCAGCACATCCGCGGCACCTACCGCTTCGACGCGTTCGGGGGCGGGTTCGTAGAGATCCTGGCCGCCCAGCAGACGATGGACGCCGACGCGTCGCTGGACTGGTACCAGGGCACGGCCGACGCGGTGCGCAAGAACCTGCGTTACCTGCTGGCGCAGCAGTTTGAGTACGTGCTGATCCTCTCCGGCGACCAGCTCTACCGGATGGACTACGCCAAGATGCTGGCCGAGCACCAGGCCGCCGGCGCCGACGTCTCGATCGCCGCGATCCCGGTCGACCGCAAGGACGCCTCGGCGCTGGGCATCATGCGGGTAGACGACACCGGCCGGGTGATCGGCTTCGTCGAAAAGCCCAAGACAGATGAGCTGCTCGATAGCGTGCGGATGGACCCCAAGTGGATCGACGCCCACGGCGTCGACAGCAAGGGCCGCGACTGCCTGGCGAGCATGGGGATCTACCTGTTCAACCGCAAGACGCTGACCGAGGCGCTGGAGCAGAGCGACTCGTCCGACTTCGGCAAGGAGATCTTCCCCCGCGCCATCAACGAACGCCGCGTGCAGGTGCACCTGTTCGACGGGTACTGGGAAGACATCGGCACGATCAAGTCGTTCTACGAGTCGAACCTGGCGATGGCCCGCCCCGACTCGCCGTTCGAGCTGGCCACGTCGAACGCCCCCATCTACACCCGGCCGCGGTTCCTCCCCCCGACGCGGGTCGACGGCGCCCAGATCCGCCAAAGCCTGATCGCCGACGGCTGCGTCATCGAGCCGGGCGCGGTGATCGAGAACAGCGTCATCGGGCTGCGGTGCCGGATCGGCCGCGATGCGGTGATCCGCGACTCGATCGTCATGGGCGCCGACTACTACGAGACCCCGTCGGACCTCGCGGCGCTCGACCCCGGGACGCCGCCGCTGGGCTTCGGGGCCGGCTGTGTTGTGGAGAAAGCCATCATCGACAAGAACTGTCGGGTGGCCGCGGGCGTACGGGTAGTGAACGAGACCGGCAAAGACGAGCTCGGCGAGGGCCGAAACTGCGTGGTCCGCGACGGGATCTTGGTTGTCCCCAAGAATCACTCCCTGGCGGCCGGCTGGCGGCTCGCGTAG